CATCAGACTGAGTTCGGTGTGGACTTCTATGAGTCTGTTTCACCTTCTCGTAAAAAACCCCTCTCCTCTCACTGTTTGTTTAGTGCTTCAAGTGGCACGCGTCAGGCGCGCGGCGCACCGGTACCGGGGCAGGAGCCCAAGGTGTATCCACGCGACCGGAGGGCGTGGCCAGCCCCTCAGCCACCCGTGTTGAAAAGCAGTGGCGTCTTTCTCCGAGAGCTCAGAGCAGCTTTGAGGAGCGCGAGGCAGCATCAGCGGAGCTGCGACTGCCCTCCTAACCAATAgtagcacccccccccccctccacattGGAGCAAGTGCGCGACCAGCGGCCACAGCACGTGAACGGCACGAGCGGGACGCGCTCCCGGAATCTCTGCGATTCTTtaaaacttctgtttttttccccacacgcGGGTAGGGACCTCACGACCAAAATGGAAATTAACGcgagtcagcagcagcagctgatgcCGCCCGCGTGCTTCTTCTCCGCGCAGAGCGTCCAGCTGAGCGCGAGCGGCAGCGGGAAGTCCGCGAGCAAGCAACCGAAGCGTCCGCGCTCCTCCTCCCCGGAGCTGCTGCGCTGCAAGCGGCGGTTGAACTTCGCGGGTTTCGGCTACAGCCTGCCACAGCAGCAGCCGCACGCGGTGGCGCGCAGGAACGAGCGCGAGCGCAACCGCGTGAAGCTGGTCAACAACGGCTTCGCCACGCTGCGGGAGCACGTGCCAAACGGCGCCGCCAACAAGAAGATGAGCAAAGTGGAGACACTGCGCTCCGCCGTGGAGTACATCCGCgcgctgcagcagctgctggacGAGCACGACGCCGTGAGCGCGGCGTTCCAGGCGGGCGTGCTGTCGCCCGGCATGTCGCAGGGATACTCCGCGGACATGAACTCCATGGCAGGCTCCCCCGTGTCCTCCTACTCATCCGACGAGGGCTCCTATGACCCCCTAAGTCCGGAGGAGCAGGAGCTGCTGGACTTCACAAACTGGTTCTGAAGAGCATCCGTGCGAGGTAAGCGCACACGTCACCGCGCTCGTTCCAGGCACCATCGTCATTTAACTCCCGACAAACCTAACTTcccgtttctcctcctcctcgcagAAATATGGATCAGCTCACTTTATTGCTCTCCTGGGCTTGGGATGGTCCCGAGGAGGAGAAGAACAAGATGGTCCTCCCCGGTCCACCTGACAGTCTCAGCAGGGTCCCGGAGCCTTAACTGAACATCAGGCCGGAGATCAGCGCCAAAGGATTAAAGAAAGACGGGTCTCCCACATGCAGCGTGGGAATCCAAACTTTCTGTGTGTCCCcttgataaaaaacaaacaaacaaaaacaaaacaaaaacaaaagaaaatgaccCTAAAGCGATTCACGCTCTCAGCACATTAAAAACTCTTCTATGCCAACCCCATCACAGTAGCACCAACTCTCTCTCAGACGCTGACTTCAGAAAAATGCTTCCAAGTCACGGATTTATTCTATAAAATTCTATATCAAacgctcttttttttaagatataTTAAGATATTTTTGTATGTAAGAGATTTATAGATGTTTTGTACACAtccttttgtatatattttgtcTATATATTTGCGAAGTCGCTTCTATACCTCCTGCCTATGTAGACGTGTAGTCTATTATTCTCTGGCTGTTGTGTTCACGAGGTTCCAGAGGGAGTTTGATACTCCGATGTTTTATCCTATAGCACCGATGTGTCTTATTTAATAGCAGAACCACGTTATTGCATTATGTCATGTCACAATGATCAAAAACTTATGCAGCTATTGTCCAAACAGAGTGCAATAGCCACGCATTGTCTCTTTATACTGCCAGCTCTATATCCTCTCCACATAAGCGGAAGATAAGAAGTCTTATAACCATATTTTCTACACTCTAGTCTAAAAATAAAACGAGATGCTACTGAATTACTGTTCATGTCTTaattttaaagtgtgtgtgtgtggtggtgtgtgtctgtcggggggggggggggggggggggacgacgACGACTGGGTACAGTTTTCCTTGTGTGGCCATTAAAACCAACATGAGTAGATGGAATACGTGGAGATAAAAGGGGAAGAACGCACGTTTTACGCACGatgcattttctcttttcttgtttGAAGCTGAGCGCAGAGTGGCTCAACTAATTCTGTAGCCGCAGGTCTTTTACTAGAGAACTCTCACACCGCTATGTCTTTCTCCTTGGTAATACCAGCCAGCACCTTCAACCCAACAGACGCATTTTTTCACACTCGCAAAACATGCGTAAAACTCCACTTTGTctccattttaaaaacacacatacacctcCTCCACCACATTGATGtcgtgaaaaataaaaatactgctgTGATATTTCTCTTAACAACATGACCTTAAAATGAACACACCTCTGCAGTTAATGAACCCTCGAGTGAGCTTTTCAAGCTAGTCTTCCTTAGCGTCTGTGCGCACGAAGCGGCTGGAAGGTGGATCGCCCAAGTTGTAGGATTACAATGACACTATTTCCCCCAATTTAACTCACACCGAGAAATATAATTCAAGTAAACAGGAGGCTTTAAAATTTGCAGATGGAGGGCATGACGTGAGATTGTGAACTAGAGCTCTGAGGTTTCTGCACAACTGAGTTTGACAGGTAGGGCGGAGGCTGCAGCCGGACGCGTGTCTGGTTTAATGAGTGAATGGGGTCTGAATGGTGGTCGAGTGGAGACACGGAGCTGAATTGGCTGATGGCGTGTGCCTCCTGACAGCAGCATGCCGCTGAACACACAACCACCACCTGGGAGGGGAAAAACATCCGTCAGAGTGTGGGGTTCAACATGTTGGTGTTAATGTGGGTGTTTATGCAGAAATGGcgttaaatacataaataagacACGTTTTAGTGAAATTCTTTGGAAAAACTCGTGTTTATTGTAAATATGAGCGCACAAAGGAGAGTTCGTGGACCACCAGAGGGcctgagagagaggcagagggtCCTCCTGGCTCATTCAAAAACACAAGTTATTAGAAAACTGTCTGAGTTTAGCATTAACTTGCAGACACTTCATTGTTTGTACAATAATTAATAAACAATTATAATATCTATTCACTTAATCTATTTATTAGaagcacagaaacaaacaggttTCCCCACCTCAAACACTGCCGGGCGAGGACCTGCAACACTTCAGATCAAACAGATGATACCTCTAAATTCTGTATATATTTTCTGATGTGAGTAAAATTTTCTGCCAGCTTGGAATAACTTTAAACCCGAATAAAACTTTTCCATCAGAATAGCACACGAGAAAGGTTTGATCCCACTCTTGTATGTGCAAATACATCTCTAATTTCCTCACCTCTTTCAATTTACTTCAAgaccttttattttgaaaggcatcttgaacttcaataaaaatgagatgtgattttttttttttaagttttcaaaTTTAACTTTAATTCAGTGTCTAAAAAAGTGAAGTAAGAGGCACGGCAGCCTCCAGCCAAGCACCATCACAGTTTAACAAGTAAACAATTATGATGACtggattaaaataaaacataaaacaaataaataaaaaagacctCCAACACACAACCAACAGTGAGAGGTCCGCAGACTTTGTCATGGGGCTCAGCAGTGGGGGGAAAGCCACACAGTGGTACTTTATGACTCAAGGAACCTATGGAGTGAGGAACTTTGTTTCTCTAAAGATAAAATCAATGTTTtggattgttttaaaaatataaaacgaCAACTTATGGCAAGTAGGGCAAGCCCAGAGAGTGTACACAAAAtacatgtttattattatagactgtaaataaaagatgcatTTAACCTTATAGAGTCTATATAAAAGATGCATTTAGGCTTATGGACTTGTTGAGTGTTTTAAAACCAATCTATATGGATCTGAGCTCACTGACTAATGACCCAGTCACATGATGAACTATACTAACAACCTTCTGGAATCTGAGGAGGaccaaaattacaaaatgaaaatcaagTTGTTTTAAGTAAGACAAAACAAGTGACTGAGCCCAGGAAGTCCACAGGAAAGTGTTTATTGGAGGGAAGGGGAGGATGCTGAAAGTTAATGTTtacttttttatcatttagcTGTATTTATTTAGCAGGAACAATGGACAGTACATAATACAAAGCTACTTTCCTCCTGTAGTCTCTGGTAAGAAGACCCTAAGCTCACCTGCAGCCACATTTTCAAACTAGATGGAGTTCAAAACATGCATCTAAAGAGTCACAATAAAAGCAGTTTTGACTGTTTTCTCTGGTGACATAGAGCTTACAAAGGTTTGCTGCCTGTCACAGCTCATTATGTTTCCCTCAGCGGCAGTCTGTCAAGCGTGCACAAGCGGCAGGAGAGCGCGGCCATATCTAATTGGCAAAGCTTAGGCAAAACAAAGGCTCAAACCACATCAGTTGAGTATCTTAGCGAACATCATTCATCAGTGTTGATTAAGTTGGACTGAACTGGACGGTAGCCAATAGCTCTGCTGCGCTGCTGCAtttttctcaaatgtttttgtgtcttttttttttttaataaactccACAACAATGAACACTTGTTACATGAATCAGAGCGTCAGACTCTGAAACTACAGCAGCCACAGAAGATTTCAGGACCACAGACAGCACTTTACTGCTCTGTGACGTGATCCACATGCCTCAGAGAAACGACAGAGGCTGGAAACAGAACATACTCAGCACACGTGTGACGTAAAGGACATGCGCACAGGAAGAGACCAGCAGCAATGTGACCACCTGAGACTGTGCGATGCCGATAAAATTCAGCTACTCGTACAGATGAGAGATGGAGTGGGAAGTGCAGAGTAAATTCATTTCTATTTTCAGGGAATTGAAATGACTGCTAAAGGGAGCGCAGTGCAAACAAAGTGTAAAATGTAACGtggatataaacacacacacacacacatgctgcagaGCGTTTACATtattaatgcagaaaaaaataaaggagaCAATAAAAATCTGACTCCTTGACAGAAGATAACTGATGGTTTCACAACTGTATTTCCATGGTTTATTCATTAATTGAACTATAAAAGGTCAAAAACATTTTGGCTTCCAAAATCTTGACTCTTGTTTATATTCAAAGTATTCATATGGAAATATGTGTTTACACAGCTGTCGAGGAGAGAGATTGTTTGAACATCACCCCACAGAAGTCCCTAAGGGATCGTCAGTCTAATGATCGACTTATCTTTTATCAGTGTGTCATAAACATCCAGTGTAATTTCTGTTCTGGCGGCTTTTATCACCAAGgcttctgttatttttttaatgtccaaCAACAAACACTTGTCTCTGATAGTctgttaaattattaaaaatccTGTATTCATAGTTTTTATCATTAGAATGTGAAAGCATTCTTTCAGCGAGTTCGTCTTTAAGATCTAAATATCTAATTGCATAAATATTAGtgcttatttatatatatacattttatgaAACCCAAACTAATGCTGAATGTCTAATTTAGagcaatttaaaatgaaagaaataagtTTCAGGTGCAGCGGAGATAGCAAGGTATAATGGTTTCTTCCACTCTAAACTCAGTCTTGCTGGTTGTTACCAGCAAATTTAAAGGTTAAAGCTAGAAGTGAAATGTAACAAAGTTgcataatttaaaagaaatactttgtatctCCACTACAAATGtcctttttaaaatcatttttctgtttgtcacaTGTCGTCTTTTCATACAAGCAGACGTGGCTCAGCTGAGATGTCATCCACAGAGTGCTGAGGTCAAAGGTTGCTGGAGTCATCAAAAGGGTTGGAAATCACCGACTTGTGAATGAGCATGAAGAGGGGCAGGTAGGCCAAGAAGTCCAGCAGGTCCAGAGGAGGAATGTGCTGCAGCTCCAGTCTGACGGCCACCTCCTGATCCAGGTGGATGCCCCCGGCCTTcagctccagcagcagctgctctgcgCTGATGAAGCCCTTCTGAGCACCCGCATCGCCCTGCTGGTCCTCCAGGAGGAACAGGAAAAGTTGCTGCAGGAGTTAATAACAATCATAGTTTTTGACAtgacctcaaacatggaaaactgGCTCTGGTCTTGCTCTTTGAaccacttcaattcaattcaattcaattcaattcaattttatttatatgggcagcacggtggcatggtggttagcactgttgccgcgcagcaagaaggtcctgagttcaattccaccatcaggccggggtctttctgtgtggagtttgcatgttctccccgtgtttgcgtgggttctctccgggtacttcggcttcctcccaccgtccaaagacatgcagcttgtggggataggttaattgattaatccaaattgtcactaggtgtgaatgtgcgagtgaatgtgagtgtgaatggttgtctgtccctgtgtgttagccctgcgacagactggcgacctgtccagggtgtaccccgcctttcgccctatgacagctgggataggctccagcgccccccgcgaccctgaaaaggataagcggaagcgaatggatggatggatagatagcgccaaatcacagcaaaagttgcctcaaggcgcttcataggtacagagaaaaacccaacaatcatatgaccccctataagcaagcactttggcgacagtgggaaggaaaaactcccttttaacaggaagaaacctccggcagaaccaggctcagggaggggcggccatctgctgcgaccgtttggggtgagagaaggaagacaggttaaaagacatgctgtggaagagagacagaggttaataacagatatgattcaatgcagagaggtctgttaatacatagtgagtgagaaaggtgactggaaaggaaaaactcaatgcatcatgggaatcccccggcagcctacgtctattgcagcataactaagggaggattcagggtcacctggtccagccctaactatatgctttagcaaaaaggaaagttttaagcttaatcttaaaagtagagatagtgtctgtctcccgaatccaaactggaagctggttccacagaagaggggcctgaaaactgaaggctctccctcccattctacttttaaatactctaggaacaacaagtaggcctgcagaacAAGAGCGAAGtactctaatagggtgatatggtactacaaggtcattgagataagatggggcctgattatttaagaccttgtatgttaggagcaggattttgaattcaattctggatttaacaggaagccaatgaagggaagccaaaacaggagaaatatgctctctctttctagtccctgtcaggactcttgctgcagcattttggattagctgaaggcttttcagtgagttttttggacatcctgataataatgaattacaatagtccagcctggaagtaataaatgcatgaactagtttttcagcgtcactctgagacaggatatttctaattttagagatgttgcgcaaatggaagaaagcagtcttacatatttgtttaatatgtgctttgaaggacatgtcctggtcaaaaatgactccaaggttcctcacagcgttactggaggccaaggcaatgccatccagagtaagaatctggttagataccatatttctaggcttttcagggccgagtacaataacctcagttttatctgaattaagaagcagaaagttagcggccatccaggtctttatgtctttaagacattcctgcagtttaactaattggtgtgtgttatctggcttcatggacagatagagctgggtgtcatctgcatagcagtgaaaatgtatgctatgtcttctaatgatgctgcctaagggaagcatgtataatgtaaacagaattggtcctagcactgaaccctgtggaactccataattaacctcagtgtgtgaagaggactctccatttacatgcacaaattggagtctattagatagatatgatacaaaccactgcagcgtagtacctgtaatacctacagcatgttctaatcgttctaataggatattatggtcgacagtatcgaatgctgcactaaggtctagcaggacaagcacagagatgagtccactgtccgaggccataagaagatcatttgtaaccttcactaaagctgtttctgtgctgtgatgatctctgaaacctgactgaaactcttcaaataaaccattcctctgcagatgatctgttagctgtttgacaattactctttcaaggatttttgatatgaaaggaaggttggagattggcctataattagctaagactgctgggtctagagatggctttttgagtaaaggtttaactacagccagtcTGGCTCAGTGGCTCTTCTCTCGCTGGCTATTTGGGTTCTGGCAGAGCTTCGCAGAATGCCCAAGTAAATTTCTGCTGTTTTACAGAGTACACttgtgtgttgttattgtgtgtgtgctctTTAGGGAAGCCTCAGATTACCACAGGCTGTTTCTAGTCTTTTTTGAGTGCACCTGTTTGCACAGTTAATGCAGTCAAGGTACTAATTGTCAGACGCGGAGGGGGAGTAGGGGTGGGAGGGTTATAATCCCTCTGGCAAACACCCATTgctgctgcccccccccccaacttcTCCAGTTAACAACCCTATCCCTAACAGCTCTGTAATTACGAAGCCTCCCCTACCTGGCCAGGGGCTCAGTTTCCAAACCCATGGCTGCAGGCTTTCATGTTCCTCCTGCCTTTCTATTGCTCAGTACTTCCTTCTGTGACTGAGTACTGGGCCAGCTGGTAGATCCATCCTGGTCCATCTAAGATGAGCCGTGTGTCTCAGGCTGATTACAGGGCTGGGCGGAGTGGACGGCATGTTCACTGCTGGGCACTTTAATGAGATTAAGGCTGTGCTAATCTATGAAAAGGGAAAGGcacccctctctttctctccctgacTTGCTTCCCTCATTTCTATGCATGAGGGGTGAGTGCCTCTCATAAAAAAAGCTTGCTGTATAAAGGATGCCTTGGAATTACTCTTCAAAGTGTTTGCCagcatttatttcattataattATACCAGCGAGGCCATGAAAAGAGGCGGGGACGGCTTGTGTGGAATAAATGTGACTAATGTGTGAGTTAATCTGATGTTGCATTGAGGGCACATCATGAAAACAAACTCCAGAGTGTAAACATGAGGCAAAGGAAGCTTTCACTGCACCTTAGCTTTGAAGAGTCTCACTTCCAAGGATCGGAAGTCCATGCTGCTGATTAGCGATCGCATAAACTcgctgaaaggaaaaagcaaaaataagaaCATGAGCTGAAAACTTTTCAAGGTTTAATTCTACCTGTAGAGAAGTCACATCCAGAATATCTTCACTTTTAAACTCATGTTTCCAAGTCCAAAGTGAGATTACCCCGATGATGTAATCAGGGTATTTTTCAGGCTTTGGGAAACTCCCGAAAGAGAGGAGCTACGTTTATATCTTTATAAAGCTATAAAGTGAAATCACAACGGATCTGAGAGCTGCTTTGAAATAAAGCTTTACTGCCAGTCAGATAAATTCacaattaaaatgtgatttcttAAATGTTACTTGTCTTAAAAGTAGTGCAGTacgttacttaattactcaccGGAAAAAGTAATTGTTGCATTACTTTGGCATTATTCTATAACATGACCTGAAATACATTGCTACACAATTACCAGCTAACAACATAAACCTGAGGCTACAGTCCCACATACTGACATAAATccctatcctaatgaggacacacaagatccaatgcAAAGCTGGAAACGAGCCCAAAGAGCCACAGTGATTCGAGCCGGTTCCAGAGAACAGGAGCTGGCGAACACTCAGTGTTGAGTAAATGTAACACGAGTAACAACACAATtaactgtaatgtaattaaTGAAGTTAGTACAATTTAGCTACATTACTACTGacaaatgtaatgtgattacagtaacaTGTTAGTTTGGAATGTGTTACACCCAGCACCGGTTACAACACTGCAGATCATTAAAACAAGATTTACACCCATGAGCTCAAAAGTAACAATCCCAGAAATGTTTGTAATGTTCAATGCCTAACGTGCGCTGTTTGTGTGTATAGAAttgtttattattctttttaaataagaggggaaaaaacacaagtagTTTACTGGCCTaaagattaaaaacataaaaaaagaccCTAAATAATCCCATACACAATACAAGCTACCAAACTGTATGACACACACTTATACAACGTGTGGATGCACATCATTTAGTTCATAGaacatctgctttttttttagagCTATTTATAaccttattttcattttttaaatttattgtttaaatgcatttatttatttgtttgtcaagTCATTTGTATTTCTGCAGCCCAAACTCACATGTAAAGGTTTCATGGTTTTCAGAGacacatgtttaactgtttaacATCGAGTGTATAATATCTGATACATGAGGTTTATTTTGGCATTATTTCAGCCCAGCgtcagactggcgacctgtccagagtgtaccccacctctcgccctgtggtagctgggatGGACTCCAAACCCCCCCCGATTCTGATAAGGTttagagaatggatggatggatgacagttatttcatggttcaggctttacAGAGTTAAAAAGAGACACATAAAAAAACTCCCTAATGTTTtgaaacagataaaaacaacatattattttaaaatttggaaGATTCCTACATCTAACCAAACCAAATAGTGTCTGAAATATGTTTTTCCAACAGAGCTTATTTTTTgcaataactgaaaaaaaaaagaagaaatatgatCAACTTTTTGCAGAGGAAACCAGATTAGGGTTAAGTTTATTTACACATTTCCAGTTTGTATAGTTTTG
The Astatotilapia calliptera chromosome 17, fAstCal1.2, whole genome shotgun sequence genome window above contains:
- the ascl1a gene encoding achaete-scute homolog 1a; translation: MEINASQQQQLMPPACFFSAQSVQLSASGSGKSASKQPKRPRSSSPELLRCKRRLNFAGFGYSLPQQQPHAVARRNERERNRVKLVNNGFATLREHVPNGAANKKMSKVETLRSAVEYIRALQQLLDEHDAVSAAFQAGVLSPGMSQGYSADMNSMAGSPVSSYSSDEGSYDPLSPEEQELLDFTNWF